Proteins co-encoded in one Flammeovirgaceae bacterium SG7u.111 genomic window:
- a CDS encoding acyltransferase family protein: MQKKLNYRLHSMDALRAITMFLGVVLHAAMSYQLYPRSGWPQDSSSSSMLYDFVYQWIHSFRMPLFFLIAGFFTRFLYLKIGHKAFLKHRVKRILIPFLVGLVLIVPFTAFPFHFYNYFISNGESLKESASLALRAAVNWNGLIHLWFLYYLIIFYSAYLGLKWILDKTGFNGKVFSSAFFPSTLNIILLSIALFVIQFLFLEVKIEPWTGIKIRWNLMLYYGTFYYIGYAMQRNIDSLHVCNSVYKYYLLIGTCFSFLNFYLVNTHDVASASTLSIALLKGSIAIQTNLLIFGMLGFFMTAFEKEQKLMRYFSDASYWVYLIHLPIVVGLQVLLLKLNYFDHFKFGIILLLTTIITLVTYQAFVRYSIIGVYLHGARQREVLIQSFKS; this comes from the coding sequence ATGCAGAAAAAACTTAATTATAGACTCCATAGTATGGATGCTTTGCGGGCTATAACTATGTTTTTGGGGGTTGTACTACATGCTGCGATGTCTTATCAGCTATATCCAAGAAGTGGCTGGCCTCAAGACAGCTCTTCTTCTAGTATGTTGTATGACTTTGTATATCAATGGATACATTCTTTTAGAATGCCTTTGTTCTTTTTAATCGCTGGTTTTTTTACACGCTTTCTTTATTTAAAAATAGGACATAAAGCTTTTTTAAAGCATAGGGTTAAGAGGATTTTAATTCCTTTTCTGGTGGGCTTGGTTTTGATAGTCCCCTTCACCGCTTTTCCATTTCATTTTTATAACTACTTTATTTCAAATGGTGAATCGTTAAAAGAATCGGCAAGTTTAGCCCTGAGAGCTGCAGTTAATTGGAATGGCCTTATCCATTTATGGTTTTTGTACTATCTTATTATTTTCTATAGTGCCTATCTAGGTTTGAAATGGATTTTAGACAAAACAGGGTTTAATGGAAAGGTATTTAGTTCGGCTTTTTTTCCCAGTACCCTCAACATAATACTGCTATCTATAGCCCTTTTTGTCATACAGTTTCTCTTTCTAGAAGTAAAGATAGAACCGTGGACAGGTATAAAAATCAGGTGGAATTTGATGCTGTATTATGGCACATTCTATTATATAGGGTATGCAATGCAAAGAAATATAGATTCTTTACATGTGTGTAATTCAGTCTATAAGTATTACTTACTTATAGGTACTTGCTTCAGTTTTTTGAATTTTTATTTGGTCAACACGCATGATGTAGCAAGCGCAAGTACTCTTAGTATTGCCTTGCTAAAGGGAAGCATAGCGATACAAACAAATCTATTGATATTTGGAATGCTAGGTTTCTTTATGACTGCTTTTGAAAAAGAGCAAAAACTCATGCGATATTTTTCTGATGCATCTTATTGGGTATATCTCATCCATTTGCCAATTGTTGTTGGTTTACAAGTACTTCTGTTGAAGCTGAACTATTTTGACCACTTCAAATTTGGGATAATTCTTCTGTTAACAACTATCATAACTTTAGTTACTTACCAAGCTTTTGTACGATATTCTATCATAGGGGTATATCTTCATGGTGCGCGCCAAAGGGAGGTATTAATACAGTCTTTCAAATCTTAA